ATATTATAGTGGGGACAAtgtagtatttttttttcttcttctgggTATTAGCAAAAGGTTGAGTTTACAGGGTGGTGGTGCTAAAGTACTAAAGTTGGAGCAGATTTGAGGAttggattttgaatttttgtttttaggTTGTAGTGTTTTTGAGAAAGTGCTAAAGAAGTTTCAAGTGCTTAAGAGAACCATCACCTCACATTCTTTATTTCTTCACGATTTAAGAATGTTGGAACTCAATGGCTGCTAGATTTGGTCAAAATGGTAAATTGAACAGAATTATACACTACTCAATTGAAGTCTTTAAAATCTTTCTATTGTACTCATTACGAAATATCATATCAACTTATACATTATctattagaaaattaaaattagttaacaaGATGTCTTGTATATTCCAAAACTATGTATTTGATGGGGTAGGATGTTTAAGGACTAAGGAAGCTAGCTgatagaaaatatataaaacaaagaataaaacaATGCTGGATAGTGACCCCTTCTTTTTATGGATACAGTGATGAAGTCCATGCTTTTCTTCCGAGTCTCAATCACAGGAATTGAGCATGTACGCAATTTATGCTATATAGTATATAGTGCTATGCTCATTCTTCTACGTGGACAAGGGCCTCAAAAGTTGATATAAACTGACCTAATAACTAAGTTGGGTTGATCTAGTGGTTAACTCACTAGTCTGCTTAAGCAAGTATTAGGGTTCAAATCCCACCTTGTGCACCCTTAAATGGAACTCCGATCCACAAGGGATTATTCCTTGGCTTATCGGGTTAGAACGTGagaaaccaaaaaaataaaaaaagctgGCCTAATAATCCATTGCACCACATGTCGAAGAAGAAGCTGAAAGGGCTTTCTAGAATTCGGTTCCTCCTAAGGAGACTGAACAATCACTTCTAATATTGGCAAGACACCCGAAATAAATTCCACACAAATTTAACGCATCCCATTTAGATGCACTCATAATAAACATGGATCCATTTTTTTAAAGCAGTACTCACTAATTTATGGATTCCACACATTTTCTAACTCTAAATCTCCGTGTGACCACAAAATCGCGAATTATAACTGTGGAACCAGTCACTCACTCATGTAATTATCAAGTTAGGCTGCTTACATTATATCCTTTAGAGACCGGCCTTTTCCTGAACGCTGCGTTATGCGAGATGTTTGTGCACTGAATTGCTCCTTTTTAACTGTGCACATGCAAGAATTATTGAGCACATCTGCAGTAAGTCTGCCCACTCCAAGGCTATGAAAATCACATGAAGCTGTAAAAGATGCACCCCTGTCGCCTACTATCACTTCGGTTAAACAAAACAAGACAAGGTTTTCATAAACAACCCTTTAATCACGTACCTAACTTATACCCTATCAATCCGAAAAATAAGTTAGCAAAACCCCGTGCCTTTTTTCTGCTATCAAAATTAGGATTCAGTTGCCAATTTGCCATGATTCAAAATATGCCTTTTGACTTCCTAGAACTACCCATGAGATATAATTCAACCTTAAACCAAACAGATCACAACACAGCCTCCAAGCAGAAAGTGCGATGGAAGAACAGATGGAAAACTGACTCTTTGTACCTTTAGGATAAAAAAACACAATGCAGGAGTTATTCCGGAAGAACTCCCACTCCGTTTGAACCTTCATTATATCTGTTACAAGCTCAAACTTTGCATATGTTCTTCGTTACAAGAGATGGTGATGAAAATGAGAgtaaaaactagaaaaaaagAATAGATAACAATATTCATGTAAAATTCATGTCGTAACCttattttctcttcttattGTATACAGCTTGCTGAGTGCTAAAATAACTCGGCAAATTTCGTGAAATGTTTGTTTAAATCTATCAAAATTCTCTGTTGAGTGTGTGATATGCCCGAGAGAACATATTCTacaaaatccaataaaattcatgCCTGGTGGCTAAACACCAATGGGAAACATCACAAGCTATATCCTCTTGAAAGGGGTCATTTCACACATGCAATTCAACTAACTGGGCATCACTCTGTAGCCACAGTACGTCGAGAAATAGATTGTCCCACATCAGGCATGTAGGTATCACTTATCAGTATAAGCTAACTCTTAAATATTTGTTGGATCTTCGTCTGGTACTGGCCAATGAAAACCATGATCAACCTCTTTGACAATTCTTCTTTGCAATGGCTGTGTCGTACTGCTCCCTGTGCCAATCTGAGATTTTCTCTCCTCTTCTTTCCTTCTCTTAGCAATCGCCATAGCAAACATTCCACAGTTTTGTATATTGACTTCGTCAACTAACACTTTTACGTCCTAGGTAACCATTGGCAAAAAGAACAAATTAAACTGCCTGACCTTTTTGTTTTGCCTTCTTGAGCCACTTAAGCGTGCTCTCCAATGTCGAGTAAGCAACAACATCCGTCAAACTCTTGCTTTCAACTGCATAATCAAACACTTCATAGGCCTCAGCGATTCTATCATCCCTACACAGTGCCCTAACAAACGTGGCATAAGAAGCTGTCTCAAGCTTCAAACCACCTGATTTCATCAGTCCATACAATTCCATTGCCTTCTCCAACAACCTAGACTTACATAACCCATGTAGCAGGGTGTTATACGTGCACGAATTCGGACAGCACCCCTTGTCCTCCATTTCTCCCAACAACGCCAACGCACCCAGTGCATCCCCTTTCCTGCACATACCATTCATCAGCGAAGTATAAGTCACCTCGTCGGGGAAAAAGCCCTTTTCCGCCATAACTcgcaacaactttttagcttcCACAACCCTTCCACATTTCGACAACCCAAAAATCAAAGTGTTATAAGTGACAAGATCAGGCTCTACCCCATCATCCTTCATCTTGTTATAAACCTCAATCGCCTCGCTCCCCCTACTCAGCATACAATACCCTTTCATAATCGTATTGTATAAAAAGCAATCGGGCTTAAACCCTTCCTCGTTGAGCACACTAACCAACCTCAAAGCCTCCCTCAAGTTCTTAGTATTACACACATTATCAATCAAAATCGTGTAAGTAACAAGATCAGGCTTAAAGCCGAAACTATCACGCATCTCATCAATGAATCCATAAACAGTACTCAAGCTACGGCACTTACATAGATGTTTAACAATGCAATTGAAAGTGTAAGTGTCTGGAACACAATGCTTCAAAGAAAGCTCTTTGAACAATTCAACAGCGTGGTCTACCCTTCCGGCGGAACAGAGCGACCTAATGGCGACATCAGCGGTGGATTTGTCGGGGGAGACGCCGTCTTTGACCATCAGATTTAGGGTTTTATGAATTGGGGAAAGGGAGGAGGGGGAATCAGGAGGCGAATCGTTGTTGCAGGTTTGGGAGAGGAGGATGTGGTAGGTGGATCGGTCGGGGGAGAAGGAAGGGTTTGCAGCGGACATGTGGCGGAGAAAAGCGACAGAATCGTCAAAGGTGGAGATTGAAGCGTAGGATTGAAGAAGGGAATTGTGGAATCGAGGGTCAATGGAAGCATTTGCGGAATCGGAGGTTTTGATTATGGAGTTGAAGACGGTCTTGGCTTCTTGGAGGCTCGGGGATTTGAAGAGAACGGGGGTTTTCGGAGGTTGTTGCTGGTTGTTAGGTTTTCGGGATTTTCCGGGAAAATGAGAAGGGGTTTTCTTGGGAAAGTGATGGGGTTTGGAGGATGGAGAGGACGGAGGAAGTAGAGAAGATGGGTTTCTGAATTGAGGGTTTGTGACAGCGGATCGAAATGCAGGTGGTATTTTTCCCATTttgtccttcttcttcttcttcttcttcttcttcttcttcttcttcttctgagagTAGAGATGGGAGGGGAACAAGAAAGGAGGCAGAGAATAACAGTAGAGTCTCAAAGCTCCTCCAAATACAACACAAAcatgggtttagggttttagtgTTTAAGTAAACAATAAACAATATTGATTAAACAATTTAATATTACATAAATTTTTAATCCGAagtaaacataaaaaaaattataataagattatcattttattaattagCAATTTTATGATAACATGCTATTTATTTTGCATTGTTGTCTGAAATTAtgatttattcttttaaataatattaaaatttttattcttttttctttacaagcaataataaaaaatagtttaattattcttatgatataaaaaaat
Above is a genomic segment from Arachis stenosperma cultivar V10309 chromosome 1, arast.V10309.gnm1.PFL2, whole genome shotgun sequence containing:
- the LOC130962623 gene encoding pentatricopeptide repeat-containing protein At2g17670, whose product is MGKIPPAFRSAVTNPQFRNPSSLLPPSSPSSKPHHFPKKTPSHFPGKSRKPNNQQQPPKTPVLFKSPSLQEAKTVFNSIIKTSDSANASIDPRFHNSLLQSYASISTFDDSVAFLRHMSAANPSFSPDRSTYHILLSQTCNNDSPPDSPSSLSPIHKTLNLMVKDGVSPDKSTADVAIRSLCSAGRVDHAVELFKELSLKHCVPDTYTFNCIVKHLCKCRSLSTVYGFIDEMRDSFGFKPDLVTYTILIDNVCNTKNLREALRLVSVLNEEGFKPDCFLYNTIMKGYCMLSRGSEAIEVYNKMKDDGVEPDLVTYNTLIFGLSKCGRVVEAKKLLRVMAEKGFFPDEVTYTSLMNGMCRKGDALGALALLGEMEDKGCCPNSCTYNTLLHGLCKSRLLEKAMELYGLMKSGGLKLETASYATFVRALCRDDRIAEAYEVFDYAVESKSLTDVVAYSTLESTLKWLKKAKQKGQAV